CCCGACGTCGATCCGCCGCGCGACACAACAGATCGAGGCGGCCGGGTACATGGTCTATCGCGTCGCCGGACCGAATGGCCTGACGAAGCTGCAGGCCGGACCATTCTCGACGCGCGAGGCGGCGGTGGCTGCCGTGGGGAAGCTCAAGGCGGCGGTGGGTGGAGCGCCGTTTGTTGTGAAAGCGCCGTGAATGAGTGACCTGTGACCCGTGACCTGTGACCAGCAGCGGATCACGGGTCACTGGTTACTGGTTACTGGTTACTGGTTACACCCTCAAATTTCCACATCGTTGAGATCTCATTGGCCGACTCCCCCCTCCTCATCCAGTACCGCGAGATCAAGGCGCGTCATCCCGACGCGATCCTCTTCTTCCGGATGGGCGACTTCTACGAGATGTTCTTCGAGGATGCGCAGGTCGCGGCGCGGGTCCTCAACATCACGCTGACGTCGCGGGGCGATGGGGTGCCACTCGCGGGTGTGCCGGTGAAGGCGGCCGCGGGCTATCTGCGCCAGTTCATCGCCGCCGGCTTCCGCGTGGCGGTGTGCGAGCAGGTCGAAGATCCGAAGTTCGCCAAGGGGATCGTCAAGCGCGCCGTCGTCGAGACGGTGACACCAGGCGCGTTCCTCGACGAAGAGTGGACGCCGGGGTCGCGCAACAACTGGCTCGTCGCCGTCGCGCCCCGTGGTGCCGGTGAAGCCGTGGGTGTCGCCGCACTCGACCTGACCACAGGCGAGTTCATCCTCGAGACGGTCGCCGCCGATGGTCTCGCGGAAGCACTGGGGCGTCTCTCGCCCGCCGAAGTGGTGGTGCCGCGCGAGAGTGAGATCGCCCTCGAGCCGGAAATGCTCCGCACCGAGCGCGAGCGCTGGGAGTTCGACCCGGCCCTCGCCGCCGAGGAGTTGAGCCGTCGCCTGGCGATCGCTTCGCTCGATGCCCTCGGCATCGCGGCCGACGATGCCGCCGCGGTCGGTGCCGGTGGGGCGCTGCTCCGCTACGCGCTGGAGTTGCAACCGCAGGGACTGCCGCAGCTCGCGCGTCCCGATGTGCGCCGGCCCGACGAACTCTGCTGGCTCGACGAGATGACGCGCCGCAATCTCGAGTTGGTGGAGCCGCTGCGCGCCGGCGCCAAGGGCGTCACGCTGGTCGAGACGCTCGACCGCACCCAGACGCCGATGGGCGCGCGGCTGTTGCGGCAGTGGGTACTCTCGCCGCTCCGCGATCCGGTGCGTATCGAGGCCCGGCTCGACGCCGTCGCCGCGCTGGTCGAGGCGGGGAGCGCGCGCGCCACGCTCCGCGCCGCCCTCGATGGCGTGCGTGATGTCGAACGGCTCGCCGCACGCGCCGCTGCGGGCCGCGTGACGCCGCGCGAGCTCGGCGCGCTGCGCGATTCCTTCCTCGCGTTGCCGCACGTCGGCGAATCGGTGGCGATGCTCGCGATGCGCACCGTCCCGGGCACCGATCGCGTCGCTGCGCTGCTGGAGTACACCGCCGCACACTTCGATCGGCTCGAGGATCTCGCCACCGCATTGGCGCGCGGCCTGGTCGAACGGCCACCGGTGACGCTGGCCGATGGTGGCGTGATCGCCCAGGGGTACGACGCCGAGCTCGACGAGCTGCGCGACCTGCGCGACAACGGCAAGCAGGCGCTCGCCTCGATTCAGCAGCGCGAACGCGACCGCACCGGGATCTCCTCGCTCAAGGTCGGCTTCAACAAGGTCTTCGGCTACTTCCTCGAGGTGACCCACGCCAATACCGGCGCGGTGCCCGAGGATTACGAGCGGCGGCAAACGCTGTCCAACGCCGAGCGCTACGTCACCCCCGAGTTGAAGGACTACGAGGCGAAGGTGCTCGGCGCGGAGGAGCGGATCGGTGAGCGCGAAGCGGCGCTCTTCGGGGCGCTGCGCGACCTGGTCGGCCGGGCGATCACCCGCGTGCAGGGGACGGCGCGCCTGCTGGCGCGGCTCGACGTGCTCGCCTCGCTCGCCGACACCGCGGTCAACGAGCGCTACGTTCGGCCGGTGGTGCACGACGGCTACGGGCTGACCCTGAGAGGGTCGCGCCATCCGGTGATCGAGCGGATGATGCCGAGGGAGCGCTTCGTCCCGAACGACGTGCACTTTGACGAGGTGGAGCGGGTCCACCTGGTCACCGGTCCGAACATGGCCGGCAAGAGCACCATCCTGCGCCAGATCGGCTTGAACGTCGTCCTGGCCCAGATGGGGAGCTTTGTGCCCTGCCGCGAGGCATGGATCGGGGTCGTCGACCGCCTCTTTACCCGCGTCGGCGCCTCCGACAACCTCGCCCGCGGCCAGTCGACCTTCATGGTCGAGATGTCCGAGACCTCGGCGATCCTCCACAACGCCACCGCCCGCTCGCTGGTCCTCCTCGACGAGATCGGCCGGGGCACCTCGACCTACGACGGCGTGGCGATCGCCTGGGCGGTCACCGAGTACCTGCACGACCGGATCGGCTGCCGGACGATGTTCGCCACCCACTACCACGAACTGATGCAGCTCCCGGAGCAGCTCGCCCACGCCCGGAACTGCAACGTGGCGGTCCGGGAGTCGGGCGACGGGATCGTCTTCCTCCACCGCCTCGAGGCGGGGGGGACCGACCGCTCGTACGGGATCCACGTCGCCCAACTCGCCGGCCTCCCCAGCGGCGTGGTCGGCCGAGCGCGGGAGGTCCTGGGCATCCTCGAGGCCGACCACCGCGTCGTCGAAGGGCCACCCCCGGCCGACCCCGACCCAACCCAGCCTTCGCTCTTCGACCTCCTCCAGGCGGGGATTTCGTCGTCGGGCGAGCATCGGGCCCGAGGCCCCGTCGTAGGGGCGACGCATGCGTCGCCCGTACGCAGCCCCCCGAAAGCGCCAGCCCCAACCCCAGCCCAGCGCCGCGCCGCCGAACTGACCGAGCGCCTCCGCGCCCTCGACCCGAACCAGATGACGCCGATGGAGGCGTTGCAGGCGTTGGCCCGACTGAGAGACTCGATGGTCGATGATCGATGATCGTCCATCGATGATCGATCATCGATCATCGATCATCCTCTCGCCGTAACCACCATCCGATGTTATGTTGGTTACATGCTCCAATCCCAGCAAGACATCGGCGGTGTTCTATGCGTCGACTTTGCCAATGGCGCCGAGCTGCCGGAGCCGGTGGATAACCCTGCCGCGCTGCGTGAGGTCGCCCGTTTTCGGGTCCTCCTTCACCGGCTGCTTCGGGCGGAGGCGTTGGGTGAGGGAGCCGCCGAACGCGACCTTGGGCGACTCAACCGCATCCTCTCGCAGGGGCAGAATCACCGCGGCGTGTTGCCGGCGGTGCGTGGGTATGGCTGGGGGTGGATTGGTCCGGCGGAGGATGTGGCCCGGTCGCTCTGGCCGGTCGCCTGGTCGGCGGCGCTCCTGCTGACGGGGCCTGATCTGGCCAGGCTGAAATGTTGTGATGGCTGCGGTCGCCTCTTCGTGGACGCCTCGCGCAACCGGTCGCGCCGCTGGTGCGACATGCAGGGGTGTGGCAACCGGGCCAAGGTGGCTCGTCATCGTCAGCGGGTGGGGTGAATTGCCGCGCTGCATGATCGCTTACATTACTCGGATGTTGCCCATGCGCCGATCACTTGCCGCCCTCGCCGTGACCCTCCTTCTCGGGAGCGAGGGGTGTGGGGGCGAGCCTCCCGCGGCAGCGCTCCGGGCTGCCAGGCCGGTCGCTGGCGGCCCCGAGATCCCCTACCCCCCGGAGTTGTTCGCCAAGCGGGTCGAGGGAGAGGTCCTCCTCTATCTGGTGGTCGACTCCGCCGGCGCCGTGATCCGCGATTCGACCCGGATTGCCACCTCCAGTGGCCACCCCGAGTTCGACGCGGCGGCGATGGCTGCTGCTCCAGCGCTCAAGTTCCACCCCGCGACCCGCAACGACACCGCGGTGGTGGCGCCGATCCAGGTGCCGATTCGGTTCCGGTTGCCGGACTCGCTCCGGACGAATCGATGATCGATGGTCGATGATCGATGATCGATAGTGTCACCGGGGGGGGGGGGGGGGGGGGGGGGGGGGGGGGGGGGGGGGGGGGGGGGGGGGGGGGGGGGGGTCGGGATGGGCGCGCCGACCAAGGCTGATCCGATCCCATGCCCGTTCGCTTCGCTGTCGTTCGCCGTTCCCCCGCGTTACACTTCCCCCCATGCACACACCCCATCCCTTCCCCTACGACACTGTCCTCGACACCATCGGCCAGACCCCCCTGATTCGTCTGGGGCGGGTCGGTCGAGACGTCCGCACGCCGGTCTTCGGCAAGGCGGAGTACGTCAATCCGGGTGGCTCGGTGAAGGACCGGATCGGTCTGGCGATCATCGAGGCGGCGGAGCGTGATGGCTCGCTCAAGCCGGGCGGGGTGATTGTCGAGGGGACCAGCGGCAACACCGGGGTCGGTCTCGCGATCGCGGCCGCACTCAAGGGGTATCGCTGCATCTTCACGATGCCCGACAAGATGTCGCAGGAGAAGGTGCGGTTGCTCAAGGCGTATGGCGCCGAGGTAGTGATCACGCCGACGGCGGTGCCGCCCGATCATCCCGAGAACTATGTCATGAAGGCGAAGCAGATCACCCATGACACGCCGGGAGCGATCCTCGCCAATCAGTTCTACAACCAGGTCAATCCCGAGGCGCACTACGCCACCACTGGCCCCGAGATCTGGGCGCAGACCGGTGGCAAGGTCACCCATGTCGTGGCGGGCGCCGGCACGGGCGGCACCATCAGCGGCATCGGCAAGTACCTCAAGGAACAGAACCCCGCGATCCGCATCATCGCCGGCGACCCGGTCGGCTCGCTCTACAGCGGCTACCATCGCACGCGCACCATCGGCACCGACGGCGCGCCGTACAAGGTCGAGGGGATCGGGGGCGACAAGGCGCCGACGACGGTGTGGTGGGACCTGATCGACGAGTTCCGCCAGTGCAGTGACCGCGATGCGATGGCGATGGCGCGTCGCCTGGCGCGCGAGGAAGGGATCCTCGTCGGCGGTTCGGCGGGCGTGAACGTGCATCTCTCGCTGCAGTTGGCGCGCGAGCTCAACGACCCCGCCGCCTGCATCGTCACCATTCTCTGCGATACCGGCGAGCGCTACCTGAGCAAGGTGTTCAACGACGAATGGCTGCAGGAGAATCAGCTGCTCGAGACGGTGAAGCCGACCGTGGGCGACCTCCTCGCCAAGCGCGGCGGTTCGCATCCGACGCTGGTGCAGCTCGCGCCCTCCGCGCAGGTGCGCCAGGCGGTGAACCTGATGCACACCTGGGATGTGTCGCAGATCCCGGTGATCGAGGATGGTCGCTGCATCGGCGCCCTCAACGAGGGGACCCTCATGACGCAGGCACTCGAGCAGCCGACGCTGCTCGATCGTCCGGTGCGCGAGGTGATGGAAGAGCCCTACCCCGTGGTCGAGCTCTCGCTCCCGGTGGATCGGCTCGCGCCGATGCTCACGCGCGAATCACCGGCGGCGCTGGTCCGCGACGGCAACACGCTGGTGGGGATCGTGAGTCGGTATGATGTGTTGCAGTTGATGATTGGACGATGATCGATGATCGATGATCGATGATCGATCATCGGTCTCTTTTGGTCCGCCCTTCACCGCTCGCACTTCGTACGGCCATACGCCCCACAGCAAACCCCCGCATCCCATTCGGCCCGGGCCCCTGCACCAACGCGACCACCGAATCGGCCGTCACGCGACGGTAGCTGATCTTGGTCGGAAAGTCGTGCTGCGGATTCTCGACGACCAACAGCGTGTCACTGGCGATCGTGGAGCGGAATGCGGTCGGCGTCTGGCCCGAGGGAGCGGCGTGATACACCACCACCTCCCCGTCCTGTCGGAGCGAGAGTTGTTCCGACTCCCGCAGGGCCCCACCCGCCACCGTCCGTGACGCTCCCAGCATCAATCCACCCGCCGGGCCCATCCACATCTCCACGGTGCTCCGGGTCGCGCTCTTCTGTTCCCAGCACCCCGCCATCCATCCCAGCCGATCGATCGCCTGTTGGGCGCTGAGCGCGGGCACGGCGGTAAGGGTGAGCACGAGGGCAACCGACGACGCGCGGATCATGCGAGGCTCCATGGCAGAAGGGAGAGGAATCCTGCGCGTGGTGCCAGCCGGCTGACTAGGACGAATGCGACAGCAGCGCGGCCGTCATTCCCGGGGTGTCGCGGAAGTGGTGGATCGGTGCGGTCCCTGTGAAGGCCCGAAAGTCCCGCTCGGCGTGGGATTGATCGTAGTAACCCGCGAGGTGCGCCGCGCGTGACCCCGTGATCCCGCCGGATTGGCAGAGTCCGTAGAAGCGGCGGAATCGGATCATCCGTTGCAGCACCTTGGGCGGAAGTCCCGTGTCGTTGGCCACCCGTCGCTCCAGCGTGCGTACCGAGACCCCCACTGTCCCGGCCACGGCCGCGATTCGTGATCCCCCGGCCAGGAGGCGGACGGCATGTTCCGACCCGTTGCACGGTCGCCCCGTCGTCCGCGCACCGATCGCCTGGGCAAGCGCCTCGAAGGGGGTCGACGATCGCGCCGCCGCGAGCAGTGCCCGCGACAGTGGGCGGTCGACCGCATCCAGTGGAATCACGCTGTCACGCATGGCATCGAGCGGAATGCCCAGCAGCGCTCGTGCTCCGGCCGTGCGGAAACGGATCCCGATCACGTCGGCGCTGGCACCGGCCGCCAGGAGAAGTGGCGCGGTGAGTTGTCCCGCGAGCATCACCTCGTCCTGAGCGGAGCTGTTGCCGGACGCGTCGATCTGGTGGAAGCAGTCCGCGAGATGAATCACGATCTCCATCCGGCCATCCGGAACCACCGGCTGCTGTCCCAGCCCGTGGCCGCGAAGCCGCCAGAAGGTGCGGATCCAGCCGTCCAGCGGCGGAGGTGGTGGAGATTCCTGATAGTCCATGGGATTCGAGGAAGGTGACGATGATCGACGATCGATCATCGATGATCAATCATCGATCATCCGTCACTGGCGTTCGCTTTTCGCTGTTCGCTGCCTTGTAGATGGTGACAGTACAATCCCCAAACACCTTCCGCCGCGATCCGTTCGGGATCGCGTGACTCGTCGCGTGCTCCACCGCGAGCAGCCGTGCGAACGGCTTGGCGCGCCACATGTCGAGGATGCGGTCGAGCACCTTCGACTCGTACGGCGGGTCGACGAAGGCCAGGTCGTAACGATCGGCCTCGAGCATCGCCGTCCAGGGCACCGCATCCTTCTTGAAGATCCGCGTCCGATCGAGCAGGTGCAGCGCCGCCACGTTTGCCTTGAGCGCATGCAGCGACGCCGGGCGGAACTCAACGAAGTCGCAGCTTTTGGCGCCGCGCGAGATCGCTTCGAGCCCCAGCGCCCCGGTTCCGGCGAAGAGGTCGAGCACCCGGATCCCCTTCAAGTCGGGTTCCAGCATCGTGAGCAGGGCGTCGCGCACCACTTCCTTGGTGGGGCGGACTCGCTGGTCGGCCGGGGAGGTCAGGTGGCGACCGGCGAACTTGCCCTTCACGATGCGCACGGTGGCCTCGGTGGATGAGTGTCGGGAGGCAACATACTCAGGGCTTCCCCGGTGGCTTCCACTCGCCGAAGATTCCCACCGCCGGGGGGGGGGGGGGGGGGCCCGGGGGCCGCCCCGGGGGGGGGGCCCCCCCCGCCCCGGCCCCGGGGGGGGGGGGGGGGGGGGGGGGGGGGGGGGCCCGGCGGGGGGGCCCCCCCGGGGGGGGGGGGGGGGGGGGGGGGGGGGGGGGGGGGGGGGGGGGGGGGGGGGGGGGGGGGGGGGGGGGGGGGGGGGGGGGGGGGGGGGGGGGGGGGCCCGGGCGCCGGGGGGGGGGGGCGGCGGGGGGGGGGGGGCCCCGGGGGGGGGGGGGGGGGGGGGGGGGGGGGGGGGGGGGGGGGGGGGGGGGGGGGCGTCGAGGGGGTCCTCGCTGGTTGGTCAAATCTCCGTTGTCGGGGTACAATCCAGCGATGACCGCTTCCCCACTGCGCATTCTCGTCCTCACCGGCGGTTCCTCCGCCGAGCGCGACGTCGCCATTGCCTCGGCAGCCCAGGTGGTGACCGCGTTGCGCTCGCGTGGGCACATCGTCCATGTCGCCGACACGATCGAGGGCGTCCTCGATGCCACCGCCGAGGCGCGGGTGCTGGGGGGCCGGGTCGGCATCGAGCCACCGGACGTCGGGGCACTCGAGGCCAAGGAGCGCGGGGTGCTCTTCGCCGGACTGCTCGACGAACCGCTGGTTCGGCAGGCCGACGTCGTCTTCCTCGCCCTGCATGGCGGGCGCGGCGAGGACGGCACCGTCCAGCACCTCCTCGAGGTCGCCGGGATCCCCTATACCGGTTCCGGGCCGCTCGCTTCCGGGTTGGCGATGGACAAGGACATCGCCAAGCGGCTCTTCGAGACGGCCGGGGTCCCGACCGCCGCCTGGCGGATGGCCCCGACCGACCTGACCGAGGCCGTCGCCTCGCTGGGCCTCCCGCTGGTGGTGAAGCCGAGCAAGCAGGGGTCGACGGTCGGGTTGAGCGTGGTGCGGGAGGTGGCCGAACTCGTCCCCGCCATTGAGGAGGCCGCGCGCCATGACGACGAGGTCATGCTCGAGGCCTTCGTCCCGGGCCGGGAACTGACCGTCGGCATCCTGGGTGACGAGGCCCTCGCCGTCGGCGAGATCATCCCGAAGCACGAGCTGTTCGACTACGAGTGCAAGTACACGCCAGGGATGTCGGAGGAGATCTTTCCGGCCGATATTCCAGAGACGGTCACCCGCGAGGCCCAGCGCCTCGGCTTGCTGGCCCATCAGGCACTGAAACTGCGTGGCTACTCGCGGGTCGACTTCCGGCTCACGGCCGAGGGCCGCCTCTTCTGCCTCGAGGCCAACACCCTGCCGGGGATGACCGCCACCTCGCTGCTGCCGCAGTCGGCGAAGGCGGCGGGGATCGGGTTCGCGGAACTGTGTGAGCGGATTTGTCGTAAGTCGTAAGTCGTAAGTCGTTGGTCATGGGCCGCGGGTCGTAGGACTTACGACCTATGACTTACGACCTACGACCCCAAACACCGGAAGCCACCGAATGAGCGGAGCCCTGCAAGACCGCATCACCCCCTGGGTTGGTCGCCTGATCGCGATCAACGCCGTGGTGTTGCTGTTGCAGCAGACGCTCTTTCCGTCGGAGGTCCTGCTCGACCTGGTGACCTTCGACCCGGCCCGGGCCTTGGCGCGGCCGTGGACGTTCGTCACCTACATGTTCGTGCACGGCGGGCTCTTCCACCTGGTCGGCAACTCGATTGCCCTCTTCGTCTTCGGCCCACCGGTCGAGCGTCGCCTCGGCAGCACCGCGTTCCTCTTCTTCTATCTCTACTGCGGCCTCGGCGCGGCGATCACCTCGCTGCTGCTCTGGACCGTCGCGCCGTCATTCATCTACCCCTTCATCGGCGCTTCCGGCGCGGTGCTCGGCGTGGCGTTCGCGTTCGCGAAGTTCCATCCCGATGCCAAGCTGTATGTCTTCCCGCTGCCGATGCCGATCAAGGCGCGGACGCTGGTGGCGATCATGGCGGGGCTCGATGTCTTCGGCGCGCTGATGGGGAGCGACGGCGTGGCGCATGTGGCCCACCTGGGTGGGCTGCTCTGCGGCTGGCTCTTCTTCGTGATTCAGGGCGGCGGGAAGTCCTTCGAGCCACCGCACATCGCGCCGCCGCGAGCGCGCATTCCGGTCGCCGCGCCGGCCGCCGAACTCGGCACCGGCGGCACCGCGCCGCGACGCGAGCGCTTGACGGAACGCGCGCCGAGTGCGCCGGTGCGCGATCCGGTGATGGATGAACGGCTGGAGATGGACCGGCTGCTCGACAAGATCAGCGCGGCCGGCATCGATGCGCTCAGTGCCGACGAACGGCGCTTCCTCGACGAGGCGGCGAAGCGGCGCCGCGGCGAACTGCACTAGCGCTCAACGCGCGCCGAGCATCGCCATCACCTTCGCCAGCAACTCCTGCCTCGAGAACGGCTTCTCCAGAAAATCGATCTCCCCGCCGAGGATGCCATCATGCACGATGGCATCCTCCGTATATCCGGACATGAAGAGCACCAGCGTCTCCGGGCGGAGCGCGTGCACCCCTTCCGCCACCAGCCGCCCGTTGATGCCGGGCAGCACCACGTCGGTCAACAGCAAGTCGAGTGGCCCGGTATGCTGCGCCGCCATCTCGAGCGCCACTTCACCGTCGGGTGCCGACAGCACGGTGAAGCCGGCCCGCGTGAAGATCCGCGTCACCAACGAGCGGAGCAGTTCCTCGTCTTCCACCAGGAGGATGGTGCCGGAGCCGGTTTCCGCGGTGACCTCTGCGACGGGCTCCGGCGGCGTGGGTGGCGCGCTCACCAGCGGGAAATAGACGGTCATCGTCGTCCCCGAGCCCACCTCGCTCTCCACGACCACATGCCCACCACTCTGGGTCACGATGCCGATCACGGTCGAGAGGCCGAGACCGGTGCCACCCTGCCCCGCCTTGGTGGTGAAGAACGGCTCGAAGATCCGCGCCCGCACCGCCGGATCAATGCCGACGCCGGTGTCGGTCACGGCCAGCATCCCGTATGTCCCCGGCGGGATGCCGACATGGCTCGCCGCGAAGTCATCCGAGAGCTCCACCTCGGCGGTCTCGATCTGGAGCGAGCCACCCGTCGGCATCGCATCCTTGGCGTTGACCACCAGATTCAGCAGCACCTGTTCGAGTTGACCCGGGTCGACGGTGACACAGACCTGCTCCTCGGCCAACCGCAGTCGCTGGTGGATCGACTCGCCGACGACGCGCCCGAGCAGGGTGCTGAGTTCGCGCACTGTGTCGGAGAGGTCGATCGTGCGCGGTTGCAGCAGCTGCTTGCGCGAGAACGCGAGCAACTTGCGCGTCAACTCGGCAGAGCGCGTGGCGGCGCGGACGATTTCCTTCAGGTGTGACTTGGCTTCCGTCGACGCGTCCTGCAGGTCGAGCGACAGCAACTCCGCGAAGCCGGAGATCGCCGTGAGCATGTTGTTGAAATCGTGGGCGATGCCGCCGGCGAGCCGACCGACCGCCTCCATCTTCTGCGATTCGCGCAGCTGCTCCTCGAGATTCCGTCGCTCGGTGATGTCACGATCGACCGCCACCCAGTGGGTGAACTGGCCGGTCGCGTCCGCCACCGGGGCGATGTCCATCTCGACCCAGAACGGCGTGCCGTCGCGACGAACGTTCTGCAGCTCCTCGCGCACCGGGTGCCACTGGGCCAGCGCCGTGCGTACTCGTTCCAGGGTGGCGGGATCGGTGACGTCGCCCTGCAGGAAGCGCGGCGAGCGGCCGATGACGTCGCTCCGGTGCCACCCCGTCACGCGCTCGAAGGCCCGATTGACGAATCGGATCCGCGGACCAGGCTCGTCGATCGGCCCGGCCTCGGTGATCATCACCATGTCGTTGAGGTTCTCGATCGCCGCCTGCAGCAGCCGCAGCTCCTCGTCGACGCGACGGTGCTCCACCGCCACCGACGCGAGTCGCGCGATCGTCTCCATCGTGGTGAGTTGTGCCGAGGTCGGTGCGCGGGTCGAGTCGGGATAGATCGCCACCGTGCCGGCCACGGCCCCGTCGGCGGTATGGAACGGCATCGACCAGCAGGCCACCAGTCCGTGCTCGGCCGCCAGTTCGCGCCAATTGCTCCAGAGCGGATCGTGCTGAATGTCGGTGGTGAGGACCACGGCGTCCCGCCAGGCGGCCGAGCCACAGGTGCCGGCGGTTGGGCCGATCGGCTGCCCCTCCAGCGCTTTCATGTATGGTGCCGGGAGGTTGGGCGCCGCACCACCGTGCAAGTGGCCGTCGCGCACCAGCAGGATCGAGCCGACGGCGTCGGGGACGAGGATCTCGGCGGATCGGACCAGGTCGGTCAGGATCTCGGTGAGCGGCGCGCGCCGGGCCAGATGCTCCAGGGCGTCCCGGTGCAACGACTCGATCTCGGTGGTCCGGCGCCGCTCGGTCACATCGCGGACGGTGCCATAGATGAGGTCGTGCGCGGCGTCGGGAAAGACCGCCCACTCAAGCCAGCGCCAGCCACCATCGGCGTGGCGATAACGATTCGTGAAGGAGTTGACGGTCCGAAGGCCGCGCGTCAACCGCTCGTTCTGTGCCTCGGTGGCGGCGAGGTCCTCGGGGTGGATCCAGTGATCCCAGGGCAGATCCAGCAGCTCGCGGTCGGTCCGACCCAGCATTTCGCAGAACGCGGGGTTCACCCGTCGGAAGTATCTGTCGGTGCCCGCCACGACGAGTCCGTCGAGCGAGAGTTCGAAGAGGTGGTCGGCCATCTCGAGCTCGCGGGCATGCCCGATCAGCTCCGCGAGCCGCGGCAGAAAGGCCTCGACCAGTCCGCGCGATGGATCATTGCCGAACGACTCGCCATGCAGGAAGACGAGGATGGCGACGGCGTTGCCGTTGCTCAACAGCGGAACCGCCAACCCCGCACGAAGCCCGGCCGCCGTCGCGAGGTTGCCGGGGACGAAGCCATGCTCCGGCGTGAGTTCCTCGAGATAGACCGGATGCAGCGTCCGTGCGGCCAGGCCGGGCAAGCCGAAGTGCAGTTCGAACCGCTGCTCGTCCATCGCCGCCTGGAATTCGTCCAACCCCGGACGGCCACTCGTCACCGACGCGATGAGTTTCCATTCGCGCCCCCCCATGAGCATCCACGACTCGGCGACGTCCCACCCGGCCATCGTTCGGAACTCGGCCGCCGCGCGCGCGAGGAGCTCCTCGGCGGTGACACTCCGATCATCGACTCGCGTCAGACGTGACTCGAATTCGGTGAGCTGGTCGCGAATCACCCGAGCATTGGCTTCGCGGCCGATCATCACCACTCGCTCGCCGCGCGCCTGAAAGCGGAGGTCGAACCAGTCGTTCCGGACGCCGACGCGCTCGGTGAATTCGATGCTCGATTGTTCGGCGATCGTCCGTCGGATCACATCGCGCACCCGATCCGCCATCGGCGCGGGCACGGCCTCCCACAGCGTCGTGGTGCCCGGAACGACTCGCAGCAGTTCGATCGCCTGCTGATTGGCGTACACGACCATGCCCGTCGCATCCGCGACAGCGACGATGTCGTCGATGTCGTGAATCGCGTCGATGAGGGCGGCCTGCCCTTGGCTGGTCATGGCACCATCCGTCGGTGAGAGAGCGCCAACTCCGTGCAAGATACGGCGTCTGACCGGTTCGCGGGGGGGGAAATCCGCCACCTGTCCCCACGGCGCTCCCGTCGGTAGCTTCGACCACTCATGCCATTGCTTGATCTGGTCACGCCCTGGGCGGCGGCGCGTGGAGCATCCGACGCCACGCGCGCCATGCACCAATTGCTCGAGCGCCACGCGGCGGTGCTCGAGCGTATCCGGCGCCAGCGGGCACCCCACCTCGAGGCGCTGCCGCTGACGACCGATCCGGCGGTGCTGGCGCGGGCAGCGGCCCGAGCTGCCGACGCCTCCTTCTCGCAGCAACTGCGCGACGCCGAGCAGGCCGCCGCGCGCCTCGGCGCCGACCTTCCCCACTCCACCGTGCTCGTGGCGGGCAGCGACGAGGGCGAGGCCGTCCTCCCCCTCCCCGGTGCGCCACCGCTCGTGGTGCTCTTCCTGGATCGTGAGCCGGACAACACTGCCCTGCTGCTGGCCCAGGTGCGCGGCCAGGCCGCCATCACCCGGTGGGGCGCGTCCGATTCCGCCGCGATCCTCCGCGACACCTCCCAGACGACCTGGGACAGCTGGGAATTGACGCGCACCGTGCCGCTGCGTGAGTGGATCTACGCCGTCGGGGTGGCGATCCATCTCTCGCACGCAGTCTTTCCAGCGACGCCGACGCACCGACTC
Above is a genomic segment from Gemmatimonadota bacterium containing:
- a CDS encoding pyridoxal-phosphate dependent enzyme, which translates into the protein MHTPHPFPYDTVLDTIGQTPLIRLGRVGRDVRTPVFGKAEYVNPGGSVKDRIGLAIIEAAERDGSLKPGGVIVEGTSGNTGVGLAIAAALKGYRCIFTMPDKMSQEKVRLLKAYGAEVVITPTAVPPDHPENYVMKAKQITHDTPGAILANQFYNQVNPEAHYATTGPEIWAQTGGKVTHVVAGAGTGGTISGIGKYLKEQNPAIRIIAGDPVGSLYSGYHRTRTIGTDGAPYKVEGIGGDKAPTTVWWDLIDEFRQCSDRDAMAMARRLAREEGILVGGSAGVNVHLSLQLARELNDPAACIVTILCDTGERYLSKVFNDEWLQENQLLETVKPTVGDLLAKRGGSHPTLVQLAPSAQVRQAVNLMHTWDVSQIPVIEDGRCIGALNEGTLMTQALEQPTLLDRPVREVMEEPYPVVELSLPVDRLAPMLTRESPAALVRDGNTLVGIVSRYDVLQLMIGR
- the mutS gene encoding DNA mismatch repair protein MutS, which gives rise to MVEISLADSPLLIQYREIKARHPDAILFFRMGDFYEMFFEDAQVAARVLNITLTSRGDGVPLAGVPVKAAAGYLRQFIAAGFRVAVCEQVEDPKFAKGIVKRAVVETVTPGAFLDEEWTPGSRNNWLVAVAPRGAGEAVGVAALDLTTGEFILETVAADGLAEALGRLSPAEVVVPRESEIALEPEMLRTERERWEFDPALAAEELSRRLAIASLDALGIAADDAAAVGAGGALLRYALELQPQGLPQLARPDVRRPDELCWLDEMTRRNLELVEPLRAGAKGVTLVETLDRTQTPMGARLLRQWVLSPLRDPVRIEARLDAVAALVEAGSARATLRAALDGVRDVERLAARAAAGRVTPRELGALRDSFLALPHVGESVAMLAMRTVPGTDRVAALLEYTAAHFDRLEDLATALARGLVERPPVTLADGGVIAQGYDAELDELRDLRDNGKQALASIQQRERDRTGISSLKVGFNKVFGYFLEVTHANTGAVPEDYERRQTLSNAERYVTPELKDYEAKVLGAEERIGEREAALFGALRDLVGRAITRVQGTARLLARLDVLASLADTAVNERYVRPVVHDGYGLTLRGSRHPVIERMMPRERFVPNDVHFDEVERVHLVTGPNMAGKSTILRQIGLNVVLAQMGSFVPCREAWIGVVDRLFTRVGASDNLARGQSTFMVEMSETSAILHNATARSLVLLDEIGRGTSTYDGVAIAWAVTEYLHDRIGCRTMFATHYHELMQLPEQLAHARNCNVAVRESGDGIVFLHRLEAGGTDRSYGIHVAQLAGLPSGVVGRAREVLGILEADHRVVEGPPPADPDPTQPSLFDLLQAGISSSGEHRARGPVVGATHASPVRSPPKAPAPTPAQRRAAELTERLRALDPNQMTPMEALQALARLRDSMVDDR
- a CDS encoding TonB family protein — its product is MRRSLAALAVTLLLGSEGCGGEPPAAALRAARPVAGGPEIPYPPELFAKRVEGEVLLYLVVDSAGAVIRDSTRIATSSGHPEFDAAAMAAAPALKFHPATRNDTAVVAPIQVPIRFRLPDSLRTNR
- a CDS encoding helix-turn-helix transcriptional regulator encodes the protein MDYQESPPPPPLDGWIRTFWRLRGHGLGQQPVVPDGRMEIVIHLADCFHQIDASGNSSAQDEVMLAGQLTAPLLLAAGASADVIGIRFRTAGARALLGIPLDAMRDSVIPLDAVDRPLSRALLAAARSSTPFEALAQAIGARTTGRPCNGSEHAVRLLAGGSRIAAVAGTVGVSVRTLERRVANDTGLPPKVLQRMIRFRRFYGLCQSGGITGSRAAHLAGYYDQSHAERDFRAFTGTAPIHHFRDTPGMTAALLSHSS
- a CDS encoding CGNR zinc finger domain-containing protein, whose product is MLQSQQDIGGVLCVDFANGAELPEPVDNPAALREVARFRVLLHRLLRAEALGEGAAERDLGRLNRILSQGQNHRGVLPAVRGYGWGWIGPAEDVARSLWPVAWSAALLLTGPDLARLKCCDGCGRLFVDASRNRSRRWCDMQGCGNRAKVARHRQRVG